GAAAGATCAAACTCGTCGTTCACCTTCCCTAGAATCCTGCCAACCTCCATCTGAAGCGCCGTGATGCGATCCAGCCACGCCTGCAGCTCGTCAGCCACCTTGTTGTTCTCCTGCTTCATGTTCAACACCTCTCCTTGAAACTTTGCAGCCTGGTAGCTCGTGAACCTGAAGTCGTCGTCCTCGGCGCTCGACTTCAGTGCTTTAGTGATCTCTTCCTGAATGTTACATAGAGACTCGAACCTCGCTTTCAGCTCCTCTTTCAGCGCCGCGCTTTTCTCAAGCCAGAGGCCGAGGTCTGTGTTTATCTCCCGTAAGTGGAGGTAAAGCGGTCTAACGTCTGATCTCACAGCCGTGATGCTTCCGTCCAGCTTCGATATCTCGCCTTGGAGATCTTCTATTGACGTGTCGTAGCTTTGTATCTGCCCGAACGCCGTGCTGAAACGTAGCCAGAAGTCAAGATTCTCCTCTAGTAGCTCGTTGATGTTCAGCCTGAACTGTTCCTCGCAGGTGTGATTGGGATTGAATAGTCATCGGTTTCAGTCAAGTCGTTGGTATTAGAAAGATCCTTCTGCAGCAGGAGGAGGCTCATTTTCTCTTCTCGTCGTCTTTTGTGGcgttgtttgtttttgtttcgtCCAAATCTTTCTTCACGTCCTTGTAGCTCCTTAGAATGGTTGTGTACTCGGTAAGCAAATGCTTCTCTCTGTTCTCCATTCCCTTGGTGAACATCTCTTTCCAGTCCGGTTCGCTATTGGAAGTGTTATCAGATCCTTTAGAAGACATTTGCTTCTCCAAAACGTTATCAAGAAGCACAGAATCTTTCTTCTCAGAATCTACTTTTTCAGTAGATTGTGGACTTTTGGTATTATCTTCTGTTTCTGTTGTCACATTGTGAGTTTGTTCAGAGCTTTCACTCTTCTCTTTGGTCACTTCCTTTTCATGTTTCTCAATCTCTCCAGAAACACCTCTTCTCAGCTTCCATTTTCACCTCATGAAGCCGACTCGCCATCGACCTAAGCCTCTCTCTAGATTCCTCAATCTTCGCGCGCTCCTCTCCAGCTTCTCCGCAAGACTTCTCCTGCCTCTCCCGCAGCTCGGCCAGCTTCTCCCTACACGACTTGATCGCTGTCTCGGTCATCAGCCTCCTCGCTTCCTCGTCTTCGATCGAAATCGAAACCCCCTCCCCGAACTCGTCTTGCAAACAGCAATTCCTCTCTTGCTTCTCCTTGACGCTCTTCACAAACTCCATCTCCGTCTGCAGCGACAGGATCTCTTCTTTAGCCTCGGAGTTGCTCAAACCAGAGATCTTGACGACCACTTTGGTAGCACCACCTGTGTGACTTCCTCGGCTGAAGCTTCTTGGTAGCCTTCAAGTCTTTGTCAGGGAGTTCTGTCTTTTAACGAATTTTGGATCGCCATCGTCGTGGATTGCGAAGTTTGGGACTTGGTCAGGGAAGACAGAGGCGATGGTGGTGTTGGCGTTTTGAAGCTCTGTGGAGATGTGGTCGTAACGCTCGCCTAAACCTCTGTAAGCTCTGAAAGTTTCTTCGACGAAGGTTATGAGTTCTGGTCTCTGCTCGCTTGGCGAATGAGTCTCCTGTCTTCTTGTAGTAGCTTCAACACGTATTGCACCTTCTCTTCAATATCTGTAAATTTTCAACAACAGATCTCAACCTTTTTTCTCTTTCGTATGTTAGCCATACGCAATCAAACAGATAGATACGTGTGCATATGAATATACCTTGAAGGTTTTGTTCGAGCCATTTAGATTGTTTGGTACGAATATGACTCGCCCACCACCATGACTACGCGTTACTCGCAGCTCTCTGCAGCATCTTCTTCCCTCTATATGATCACACaccttttgttttgttattgtttacattagtttatttaatagTCATACTAGAAATTTAGGTCCATAtactcaaataatttttttattgtttacattagtttatttaatgtataacatttctaaataattataaaaatattaataacaaatccattttaactataaatttaaattttagttttatgaataataaaatctgttgagaaaaaatctaacaaaatctttttaaaaatttaaatatttttttaattaatgcacTGATTAATTTCGCAATTAGtagtataataatattataaattaattttaattaaatttttattataaacaaaataatgaaattatatgctaattttataaattttataagtataatctacattatattaaaatagaagtaattaatgaattacatattaaaattatgttttttgtgcaaacatattaaaattatgttgaattggtaaaccaatatattttgaaaaataatttcattaagataaataaataaatatcattcaCCGTTTAAAGTgactaaaatatcattcaccttttaaaatgattaatattcataaattatgtagtaatttttacaaaaaaataaaattgttaacatatgttaaatttcaatatttataactatatatcatccattaagttatttttaaaatgacagcaatatattatcataaattattatatacaaaataatataaaattttatatctataaatGAAATGCtatccgcacggttgtgcggattaaaatctagtaattaattaaaatactaGTCTTTTGGGCTAAGATTTTTGAAGCCTATATATGTATCCTTCCTTTAGGCCTACCTTAAATCCCTCCTTAAATATAGCATACGTGTAGATGTAGCATGTAGGTCATTTTACTGATGCTTGATCAGATTTGAGAGTCAGTGAGTGAACAGAACAAATAACAATGGCTTCAAATCAGCCACCCATAATTAGAGTATAATTTTTAAAGTTCTAACCGGTAAATTagtatttgtatattttctctaaaataaatgTGCATTGCATGTTATTTTTGGGTATCCTCATTATGCACCGACCATTGGAAATTAAATAAACGTGCACCACAGAAGAGATTATCAAGGTCACTTGTAGGCTTGGGCGTTCCGTGGTCCGTTCGGTTTCGGTCCGAATGATTCGAATTTTCGGTGTTATGCTCGTAAGTACCATTCGGTTTTTACTAactatcggatcgggttcggttcggttcctttcggattcggttcggatcgaatttaaccaatgtttaaaatcgtacaaaaatatatttttaaaaacttcgaaaattgacaaaaaaaaattcaaaatatataaattagttacaaatctaattaaaaattagttaaactatctaaattaactaaaaagtattaaaaaaacaaataaaacaaactacaaaaatattttgaatactctaaaatatctaaatcacattaacatatataaaaacattaacatatttaactaatttcggatatcttcggatcctaattcggatttcggtttggttcaagTTATAACCAAAGTCCAAAGTAGTAAGCTCATAAgtcccattcggatatttttgtaaaacagtTCGGATTCAGTTTCGGTTTTTTTGGTTCGGGTTAAGATCGGTACTTCGGGTTGAGTTAAAAACGCTCAGGCCTAGGCACTTGAAACTAGTTTCTACAGAGAACTCTCcaaccataaaataataatacagtCGCTAGAGCTTGGGTTTAGAATAGGCAACCAGACGGGTTGCGATAGTTCAAACGTTTGATTATGTGTCCTAGACTCCTAGACCCTAGTTGGTGGAGCTGGGTTCGCGGGTAAACCCGCGGAtcgactctttttttttttactcaaaaCTTCGACCCACATGATCCGCAAAGAAAGATTCACATACCCGCACCCGTTCCGTTCCGCCCAGGTTTGCGGGTAACCCGCGGGACCCGCGgggaatataaattttaataaaataattattttaattatattttaattatataatacttattttctaataaaataattaaattatatattattttctgaatttatagtattttatatattttttacgaaaatatatatattattttttgaattttttttattttttggcgGGTTAGCGGGTACCCGCGATTCAAAATCGACCGATCCGCACCCACCCCGCGTAGAATCGAATCGACCCGCACCCGCACCCGCATGTTGAATTTTTCGAAATGGCGACCCGCACTTGCCCCGCAGCGGGTCAAACGGAGCGGGACCCGcgggtaaaaactaaaatttccaGTTCTAGGTGGCTTAGAGATCTATCTACCGTACGCTTGTTGAATTGAAGATCTATAACCAAGAGATATGTTATGGGTTCGATGCCCACATACCAGGATCCATATGGTCAATACCACCACATAAACGTAAACATGTGTCCCATCGTTTTGTGCAATAAACCATAAAAATGTCAAATGTTTCTTCTCATTTACCAACTTACCACGTCCATACAGTTCTGGGGGTGACAAAACAGAAATGCACTGGAGAGAAATAACATATAATGAAACTCGAAAAAGGAAAACCTTCCTCAGACAGAAACTTACAACAAACATATGAGAACTACTACATTGTCTCTTGTTATTACAGAGTTGAAAGGGTTTACATTAGACTCCTCGCTCCATCAACTTCTTTGTATTATTCCACCTCTAACCACCATACGGTAAGCTGCACGAAGCCAAAAtaatttagttaattataatgaatatacctttcttttatttttattaattattttcgttTCATAATGTATACAAACAAGTGACCAGCATAAGATggttatttagtaaatataatcCCCctttactttataaattattttcttatcatTGAAAATTATTAAATCAAGAGAACCAAAGGTggataattaatttaattaccCGAGCCTAAGGGAGATATCGGAGCTCTCGGAGTCAACAGGAGCGCCTGTGGAGTTTCCGGCGTTAGTAATGGACTCCGATGAGTGTCCTTCCTCGTACACGGCAGTGTTCTCTGATTCACCTCCACCGTATCTTTCATGCACATTATTGTATATCTACACCGTCACCAAATAAAACTTCCTAATTTAACatttaaccaaaaatataaaaatacacaaCAATCGATACGTACCTGCTGACCTAGTCGCTCGTTCTCTTCCGTTAACTGTGTCCCCTGAAAAATCAAGATTTGATCATAGAAAAGACAATGAGAAAACttgaattttgagtttttactgGCACCAAATGTCTTGGTCTTCTCTAGAGATTGAGGGATGATTACTTTTATCTAGAAATAACCAATTATAATAATTTGAtctgaaacaaaataatatgaaacaaaaatcaatCTTGAAAACGTgttataaatattcaaaattttaatcagaACCAGgttaaatcaaatcaaaagagattttgattatttaagttTCCATATTCCACAAAACAATCTGAAAACATAGAGAGCGCAAACCAAAACCATCCTACATGCAGCTAGGACCGAGTTTCCTTTGTTTTTAAACTATACAATTGAAATTATTAGCTATTATTTtaccattatatataaatacactTTTAACCACGCTAATCACTTGGTTTAACCAATTATCTCAAAATATCGTCGGAGATATGTGTTAAAGATAAAGAGTAAGATGCGTACTTGCTGCCTTAGCCGCTTGTTCACGTCCATCAGTTGCATTCCCTAGGAAAAGAGAAAATTGTAACTTGTTATTGccaaaattatttgaatcaAGAAGTAAAGATAAAACGTTGTTTTGCTTTTTACCTTTCTTTGAAGATAACTGATCTCATTCATAATCTTTTCACTCTGAAACAACATCTCATAGTAGTTAAGTAACATAGTCGTCTTATTCATAGTATCATGGCGTTACATCTTTTAACatctaaatttttaacaacCTTGGTTTCAATTACGCGAGTCAAACCGGATTCAAGGGCCTTTTCCAGCTGTTGAAGTTCTTCAATGTTAAGTCCTTGAAGTTCCTCTCCTCTCATTTGCCTGTATATGATCATATAAACACATGCCGTAAGAAAATGAtaattgtttagaaatttaaagaaTACGCATATATTTGGGTACCTTAATCGGTGGCTCTTTCCCGCAATCTCTTTGCTCAACAGGGCGTGATCGCTGTTCTCGACCAGCTAAATGATAACATTAAACAAAACCATAATCATCTAAGCTCAGATCTCTACACATGACTAACTGTACATGCATGTCTGGCTTCAAAAAGCTCGCATGTTTTTTATCATGTAAATATGATTAATTGATTATAAAGGTTTTGAACCAAACGACCATTACACAAAGAGAACTACAAACCTGATCGTCTGAGCCTCACATCTCTTTAATACTCTTAGTTCGTATGGATCGACTTTAGTATGAGTTCAGTGTCACTAAAATGTAGTCTAATCGTATGCAATAAGTATAATGCTCTAGTCCTAccattaatataatattttagagCTTCTTGACCAAAATGCATGTACTTGAGTATAATCTGAAAATGGTAATTTAAACACAATGGCAAGCTAACCTGTAACTCAAGAGATGGTTGATCTAGCTTCTCCAAGTTCTTTGACTGCAAGTTATGCCTCTCTAACACTTCCCTCATGCTTCATTATATAATGCAAACACATTCCagtaagtattttactatataagACTGGAAATTATCTACTTTTCTGTTATAAACAGCGTAATTGTTGATGCTTCCCAGTGCTTTAGATATAACTAAACATCGATGGACAATGTACACACAGAAGATACACAACCTAGATTACAAAACACAATTTAATCCAGAGACAAGACATTATTTCATGTTAAGCACTGAAGTTTTTTAAAGAcaagtatatacatatatgtgcgTGTGTGTATAGATGTCCCCGAAGATAGGAACTGAACTGATAACCCGTGGGTCAGAAATCCAAAACCGTATCTTTATGATATGATAAGTCATTTTTAGATTCCCAATATATCTATAACATATCCAAAAAACCTCTGACATTTACCAACACTAGTAAAGATTCCAacctgtttattatttttattaatcactTCTTCAAGAAAAAGTTCCCAATTTTCATACATCCACATAGATATGTATATACACGTATATAATGTTATTTCTGAACTTCTAATGGTATAAGGTAACCacaatttttaatgaatatGACATTGATGGCTTCCGTATGTATCCACAATAACTCAATTACAGATTTCTGCAACATAAAGGTATATAGCATTTGTGCAGATTATTAAGATTAAGATTATCTTGAATATTACTGTACTTAGATACCTTATTTTGACTAAATAAAGAGTTTACTATAGTTTTACAGAAATGTTATTTTTGGTCAttaatatttcttatatataaagttagtGGTCCAGTAAGGtttaatatacagtaaacttCTAAGACATCTAAAAACTCTTAAGCTTCTGTCTGGATCTAGAGACGTTTCCTTCAAAGACTTGGAGAAATCTAATGACAAAGAACTATAGTCATAGCGAAGTTAGAGAGAAAGACCTGGAGCTACAAAACTCAAAGAGCTTTCCGGTGGAAGAGAAGATGATGAGAGCAACATCAGCGTCGCAGAGAACGGATAGCTCTTCAGCTTTTTTGAAAAGACCTCTTCTTCGTTTTGAGAACGTTACTTGTCTGGCCGTCGCGTTGTCGATTTTCCTGATCTGAATCTTCTCTCTCGCCATCcttaaaaaaggaaagaaaaaccCTAGAGAAAGAACTTTAAGTTGATCCGCAAAATCCCAAAAGGGATTAATCTGATGAACAGGAGGAAGATCTTGAATTAAGATTCAAAAATGTGTGATGAtcaaagagaagagaaaagagag
The window above is part of the Brassica napus cultivar Da-Ae chromosome C8, Da-Ae, whole genome shotgun sequence genome. Proteins encoded here:
- the LOC106411741 gene encoding MADS-box protein SVP, with protein sequence MAREKIQIRKIDNATARQVTFSKRRRGLFKKAEELSVLCDADVALIIFSSTGKLFEFCSSSMREVLERHNLQSKNLEKLDQPSLELQLVENSDHALLSKEIAGKSHRLRQMRGEELQGLNIEELQQLEKALESGLTRVIETKSEKIMNEISYLQRKGMQLMDVNKRLRQQGTQLTEENERLGQQIYNNVHERYGGGESENTAVYEEGHSSESITNAGNSTGAPVDSESSDISLRLGLPYGG